GTCCGTTAGACTCTTTGGGCTTTGGctaggatttttttaaaataaaaattatttggtgAATAAGAATAACATTTCATGTAAACGTTGGTACAACCACTCCATACTAAACTTTTCCCTCAGCCTagctaaaaaatgaaaaagaagaaaaaatcaacGGAAGAAGCTATGAAGGTTCTAAAGCTTGCGCTTCAAGTAAAGAAAATCATGTAATTTAGTGTAGAGTGTAGAtagagaagtaaaaaaaaattcctaataaTTTTGAAGGAAGTGTGAGTACAATCTCACATTTAGTATATATGTAGATATATTGATTATATTATCCCTTCGTAATCTTACTCTTAGAACTTTTGAACACTTTTTACCCAACCCAATCTTGTAAAGTTGGACACTTCTCTTTAGCCTATGAGTTATAAGGACttcgtttaaaaaaaatgcttttattCGAACTTTAAGGTTATTGTCAAATATGGGAGTATAaatatgagtgtttttttttttttttttttttttttggtggaaaaaaattgagttaattAGCGTTGAAAGTTTCACACTTAATTGCTGTAGCTTTAAAGAATGACTTAgagtcaaaaaaataaaaataaaataaataacaatgaCTTATAATTAGAGAACAATGACTTCATAAGGTCATCCCTTAGTTGTAATGCACATAAGGGATGACCTACATATTAAAGAATTGACAGACAGGGAGATCAAGTCCATGATATGTGGATAGTATTAGAGGTAGGTGTTGTGTGATGCAATAAACTAAAGTTGCCCATGTAAAGTAGAGAATAAtattaacaaagaaataaaataaagcgGTAAACTTTACAATAGTAGGTGTATGAAATCAATTTGTTCTATCTCAAGTGAAACCATTCAAAATTAAGGCTAGAAGTACAAACTTTCCATGCTAGTAATTATAATTTGGATGTTTATGAAATCAAGGAAAATAGGACGATTCACAAgttttttgttcatgttccaCATTATTAACCTGTAATGTGCTTGCTTGCTACTCTATGAGTCATTTGAATGTGAAATAATTaggcacatatatatatacatagaccTTAGAGGAAACTTAGAAATGAGAGTGTGACACGACAACCACGTTTATCATTCATATTCAAAGGTATCTAACGCGTAAACAAGCAAACGTGGATGTACTGCTTCATTCAAAAATTCTTCTATGTCGCAGAAATGAACCATGTTACCGTACCGTCCATTGTCCAATGTTCCTTTGTCATGTAATGTTGACGGTCCAACAAAATGGGAATTGCATAGTTCGTAAAAAGCAATTAAGCCTTTACTGTAATAATAAAGAAgctaggaaaagaaaagatagcGGATGCGGATGCAATGAGAAAaacattgaaattgaaattgggGAATGCAAGATTGTAGGGTCCTGGAACACATCACTTATTCTGTCATCAGGTTAATTGTTTGGCTTAATAGCAGATTTTTCTGAGCCACACAATATCTTGATTTGATCTTCTGACGTTAAAAATTAGcccagagaaaaagaaaatgtacgTACAACTATTATTGTTTGGCTTACCAGGTTTTTCTAGCCACACAATTTCTTGATTTGATCTTCTGTTGTTGAAGatcaaatattttaaatcaaGATTATCGGGAAAAATTATAAGGTTGATTAATAAATCAATATATTGATTGTTAAAGAAACCCACGGAATTGGagcaatcaatatatatataatcacaaGTAAATTATCATTGACTTTTGTGTATTCTGCATTATAAATATGGATTTCATTGTGACTTAGAAAAGTGAATAAGAAAATACAATCTTTTGGTTATTGTGGAATTTGGTTATTGTGGAATGTCATGTAGACTACCGAATATGGGGGCGTAACCAGGATTTTTAACTTTGGGGCCGAATTACATGCTTGTACATTAGTCATAACtcatatatttatgtgtatgtatgtataagaTAGATAGAGTTaatagatataaaaaaaaaatgaagcttaAAGATTAAGACtgccacaaaaaaataaaaatcactagtttaagcaaaataataaacttttagCGACTTTCACATTTGAACATGCACAAACATAGTGCACTTTtgtttacttaaaaataaataaataaatagcattcagactttgtattttttttttttttttttttttgggtttgagtaaacatgtgttttgttggGTGAAGTCCacttgagaaacaaaaatattgtaattgtaaaaatagtcaaatttcaaaataaatgctATAAAGAAATTAACATTGTATGATACATAAGActcacaataaaataaacacatatGACAATTGCTCCAGTCAATTGCTGAATCAAAGGCTAATGACTGAAAGGTAACTCATACTTTTACTttgttttagtcattttatatgTCATAATTTGCTAGACAACCccacttaattaattattttcattacttCCATATACCTTCTGTAATCCTAATAGTTCCATACTCTGGATATATCCAATCGTCACCCAATAAAATTGAGACATACTTATCgtatcaaatattttttatcaccCTTACTAATGTGTCGTTCTATGTAGTTTTGAGAGATAATTGCCTCAGTTCTTTGATTGACCatacaaccacaaccacaacataTTTCAAAGGGGAAACCACTAAAACTAACATTAGATTATAggtatgtgaatttttttagaGGGGCCAATTGATACATTTGCAGAGGCCAACTTGTTTTTATATCGTATTATATAGGGGTttcaaaagcttttttttttttgcgtttgggggggggggggggggtgccaTGGCCCCCCAAGCTTATGTGTGCCTTCGCCCCTAACcgcatatttatttatttttgtataacaAGCTACCACAAATTTCCACAGGAGTAATGATATTTTtacactctctttctttctttcttatattcgctattatgttttaaaatgttgATATTTTCACATTGGATATTGATATGTAAACTAGAATAAAGGGATATTGATCCTGAAGTTTGCGAATATCCTGTGTGTAATCTGGTCCAAAAAATCGCCCAGAATAAGGCACTTCGAGTCAGCACCAAAatccctctctctcattctttcaaACCTCGTGAAGCATCCGGTGTACTTCGTGGAAACTTCACATATTGCCCTGCATTTTATTTTCCATGGAGTGTTAAACTAGTTAAATTCTCATTctgaacaacaaaaattaagtaCCTAACCCGGCAACCTGGACAAGTAAAGAGGATTCATAAACATgggaaaaaatatattcaaagaTCAAGAATGAAGTAAAATTCTCCTTTCCACATGAAGAGTGAGTAACTAGTCAAAGAGGGACGCCGTTGCCCGCGCGTCCGGCCGCGTCCGACCGAGTCATGCCTCGTGGCAGTCTCGAGTTTTTAGCCGACTCGCGCCGATGCGGCTTCGATTCGGGCCGATTCGGGCTGAATCGGGCCGACTCAGGCCGTATCGGCAGATATCAGCCGAAACGgccgaaattaaaaaaaaaaaaaaaaaaaaaaaacacacacacacacacacacacagaacgCACCGtttaaagaaaatactaaaCCCTACTCACTCGTTTCTCACTCTCATTAGCTCTCTGCCTCACTCTCATTAGTTCTCTCATCACTACCTCTCTCTCATTCTGTCTCACTCTCTCTTGCTCTGATCTCTGCGACTTTGCCTCTGTCTCTGGCTCTCTGCTTGGCTGGTTGCTGTGACTTTGTTCTTCAGCTCATTCTTTCTTCAACTCTCTCTCACGCATTCTTAACTCAGGTACCTTTTAATCTTAGTTTGATCTTTGATTtcaatgatttgtgatttgtgaatttgTGAGACTGATTTGTGAATCTTAGACTCTTAGTTTTCAATCTtagttttatttagttaatacttaatagttaAGTTAGTACTTATTACTCATTGTGAGTCTGTTTTGTGAATGGTGAATCTGTTTTGTGAATGAACTTgggtttgatttattattaatttatttagttaatacttaatacttaatacttaatagttattatttgtaggttaaatTGAATCTATTGAATTTTCAATGGATGAAGTTACTAGTACAGAAACTTCATCTCAAGAAGTGCCAAATGCTGAATGTCCTCTTTGGCAGTATGTGACTAAAGTAGAAAAACCACCGGGTGCTACCGTTAAAAAAGGGGGAAACACATACTTTAAGTGCAATTATTGTGGTGTGGTTTATTTGGGATCCTATTCTAGGGTTAAAgctcatttattaaaaattgctaATAAAGGTATTAAAGCATGTCCTAATGTGACACCGAGCCATAGGTTGGAAATGCAGCGAATGCATGATCAAGTTGAGAAGGATAAGTTAGAGAATGAACAGAGAAGTCGAATTCCCTTACCCCCACCTATCCCAAGCCGTGGGCCTATACCTATTTCCCCATTTCGGAGACAGGAAGGGAGTGATAGTACAAATTCGGTTGATGGTAAGAGGAGGAAGGTGGCTGGGATTTCTCCTATTGAGAAAGCATTCCAGAATACTACTAGATATGAATTGGATAGTAGAATTGCTAGGATGTTTTACACTGATGGGCTTCCATTTAACTTTGCAAGGAACCCACATTATCGTAATTCCTATGCATATGCTGCTACCCATAACATCCCAGGTTATGTTCCTCCTAGATACAATGCCTTGAGAACAACActtttgcaaaaagaaagagcTCATGTTGAAAGACTCTTGAAACCAATTAAGGATTATTGGCTTGAAAATGGTGTAAGCATAGTTTCTGATGGATGGTCAGATCCACAAAGAAGGcctcttattaatattatggcTGTATCAGATGGGGGTCCGGTGTTTGTAAAGGCAATTGATGGGTCGGGTGAGTTCAAAAACAAGCATTATATTGCTGGGGTGTTGAAGGATGCTATAAAAGAGATTGGACATGAAAAAGTTGTCCAAGTCATCACtgataatgctaatgtgatgaaATCTGCTGGAGCTCTTATTGAAGGTGAgtatcctaaaatattttggacaccCTGTATTGTCCACACTCTCAATCTAgctttgaagaatatttgtgCAGCAAAAACACTGAAAAGAATGAAGTTACATATGAGGAATGTAGTTGGATTACACGTATTGCTGATGATGCATCTTTCATACGTGTTTTTATTATGAACCATTCAATGAGGTTGGTAATGTTTAATGAATTTAGTCCATTAAAATTGCTCCAAGTTGCTGATACAAGATTTGCTTCAATTGTTATAATGCTGAAAAGgttgaagttgataaaaagatgccttcAAGCTATGGCTATTAGTGAGCAATGGGCTTCTTATAGGGAGGATGATGTTGGAAAAGCTGTAAAGGTGAAAGATATGATTCTAAGTGATCTTTGGTGGGATAAAGTTGACTATATCTTTGAATTCACAGCACCTATTTATGATATGCTACGAGTAGCCGACACAGATAAGCCTTGTCTTCATCTTGTGTATGAGATGTGGGATTCAATGATAGAGAAGGTGAAGACAGCAATATATCGGCACGAAGGCTTGGAAGATGATGAGTATAGTTCATTTTGGAGTGTGGTGTACGATATACTCATTGATCGATGGACTAAAAATTGTACACCACTACATTGCTTGGCTCATTCCTTAAATCCTAAGTaagtacatttattttttattttccttagttCCCTCTTCTAGTAAAACATACGTTTcatctatatttgttttttactcTTTAACTAGGTATTACTCCATTGAATGGCTTTCGGAGAATCCAAAACGCATCTcgcctgaaagttcaaaaacgtgtaccaataacacttttgaacgtttagacccccaaaaattaacttaaccaacacaagcaatatgttaaacaacaagtgtgcggaaacttaacatatgctataatgtgaaataggttaaatactatctaagccataacataataaaccacagcagataatgtaaaggcaaagatagagaggaaggaagatgcaaacacaaagacaacacgcgatgtgttatcgaagaggaaaccgaagacctcggcgaaaaacctctccgccgccctccaagcggtaatcaatccactagaaaatacagttgggatataaggacagcaatagaccctccaagcctaatctacccagtgcacctaagccctccaaacttcttgctccaacgaggttgcgtcgaacctttttcttttctagcttcccggattccgctactagaccatagcatcaaccaatgaagattggctccttcctaactgcttcccagaactccaaacgactgtctcacagagatgatgatggtgagaaccaggtttggtataatgcctctcaaggttttgacaatggagaggaagagagtgagggattttgatgagactctaaggtagggattgtgtgtgaaacaatcttgtttttctttagggtttctctctcaaaattctctctggaagctctctttcaatcgtgggttaaaagggtatttatactgaagtggagtggaatgcgaaacgtcaggtttttccaaaacaggggtggctcgtggcttgacctcgcggcttgactaagtcgcgagttccagtcgcgagttaaccgtatggccagttgtcctgttttgtcctgtagtgctccagctagcatgactgttcatcttccagcatgcttggcacgtgtgcatcttctggcgggttgaagccgcgagtcccagccgcgacactctgttttcttgcacactcttgagcaatcttcacactatctcactcactacccttacaacaatcccacctaaatacagggttactaaatgctgaattacaagcaaatttggcacggaataaagccaattagatggttgaataaattcaaccttacaatctccccctttggctattccgtgacaaaaccctaaaacagactctagacttaacatgtgagttgggaacagttgatcaaaactcactcacacctaattctagaagctgtgaagcacttgaatcatatgaacataaactcctgaaacacaacaatacaccatgatcattgtaagcagaaaattataaatgcatatgaaacaggcaatatgtgatcaagcaaagatggagttaataaacaaaccatggcttgatcaaccaagtgaacaccacaaggtagtgatcacagtgttcattcacacttggaatgaacacaaggacatacaagttaacaagcacaaggcaagacacttgtatgtacaacactcaaccaatgcatagcacacaaggcatatgcatctaggaacaatcctacaagggcacaagagtgacagtacataaaccacaatgcagaacatttagattaaagtactgatttcaacatagcataaaggctgcacttaagcatggtacataccacaaggcctacaaactatgcataaaacataaaccctaaaagcttacataagcatatgggtacaaacacattatattgaataaaaacttaaacaatataaactaaaaatgcataaagtttctccccttcaaagtgatgagaagttgTGATGCatttggaacatatatacttgtaacctgaaacacttgcacaaaacacattagaccctcaaggtaaagcaagtaataaagaacaagtataatataacaagtatagaaatggctataatgatcacatagcaaagcaaatgatcatctgaacatgcattcaatgaagcataatagcatagggatatatgcatgtccaaagcacaaacatgatgcaatgagaacaacaaagcataactcaaagcaccataaagccaacaagaaaacaaatagaacaaggttttctagttaacacaatgtcttctcccccttggtatatgcatctcccctatggaatatctctccctctacaaatgtgcatgagaaatagaatttctccccctaaggatgtgcacaagagtcatatagaaatgacaaaatactccgaaacattctctagagtatactctccccctttttgtcaggaatagacaaaggatcaagaagaaacgagggcaagagatgaaataatgaaaaatgctaatgatgcatgaggggtgcaagatgaatgagaaaatgaagctcaaacctaaaacaaagtaacatgctacaaagcataaggtaagcatgacatgctaggatgaaacagcaaggtcaagaccaatgcatgacaagggtagcaaaggtgtgtgcaagaggtggctaagtgcaatgcatgatcaatgcatgaaaaatgcacatgtggggcaaagtgtgttaaaatacacaaccaatgaaccaaacatgttcctaatgaggaaacatgagaaaccccaaattttggtactcatcggagtccaaacaagcgagaaaatgtcgaagaggcattttatcaaacacctagcatgcacactataaacaaaaatgtgaaacaatgcatgaacatcatgaaaaccACCCTTTATACATGTTCttactgccacaaggggccaacatccaatgcatatcaacaaaagaaaccaatcccatgaagaaaattgaca
This genomic stretch from Quercus robur chromosome 4, dhQueRobu3.1, whole genome shotgun sequence harbors:
- the LOC126721831 gene encoding uncharacterized protein LOC126721831 — encoded protein: MDEVTSTETSSQEVPNAECPLWQYVTKVEKPPGATVKKGGNTYFKCNYCGVVYLGSYSRVKAHLLKIANKGIKACPNVTPSHRLEMQRMHDQVEKDKLENEQRSRIPLPPPIPSRGPIPISPFRRQEGSDSTNSVDGKRRKVAGISPIEKAFQNTTRYELDSRIARMFYTDGLPFNFARNPHYRNSYAYAATHNIPGYVPPRYNALRTTLLQKERAHVERLLKPIKDYWLENGVSIVSDGWSDPQRRPLINIMAVSDGGPVFVKAIDGSGEFKNKHYIAGVLKDAIKEIGHEKVVQVITDNANVMKSAGALIEVADTRFASIVIMLKRLKLIKRCLQAMAISEQWASYREDDVGKAVKVKDMILSDLWWDKVDYIFEFTAPIYDMLRVADTDKPCLHLVYEMWDSMIEKVKTAIYRHEGLEDDEYSSFWSVVYDILIDRWTKNCTPLHCLAHSLNPK